A window of Zingiber officinale cultivar Zhangliang chromosome 5A, Zo_v1.1, whole genome shotgun sequence contains these coding sequences:
- the LOC121982734 gene encoding heparan-alpha-glucosaminide N-acetyltransferase-like, whose translation MAVYELIAAADDGSTAAADPNHEALSVVDDSNEGEHRPAHRDLERGAGKSIAPLDKAEFAPLKRAPRLASLDVFRGLTVALMIFVDNAGSYFPAINHSPWDGVALADFVMPFFLFIVGVALAVTCKRVTNKAMATQKVILRATKLFVVGLVVQGGYFHGLYDLTYGVDILRIRWMGVLQRIAIAYLLAAICEIWLKGDQDVHSGYSLIQQHQLQLLVGLALTTIYIVLLYGLYVPDWEYHIPVAGFTLRTFSVKCAVRGDTGPACNAAGMIDRRVFGIQHLHRHPVYGRIEQCSVNSPGTGPLPPDAPSWCQAPFDPEGLLSSMMAIVTCLIGLQFGHVIIHFKDHKERIVQWMIASFCLLALAFSLDFYGMHMNKALYTPSYTCITAGTAGVMFTGVYVLVDIYGYRKPTLVMEWLGTHALMVYILLGCNIFPLFAQGFYLREPENNILKVIGIS comes from the exons ATGGCGGTGTATGAGCTCATCGCGGCCGCCGACGACGGCAGCACCGCCGCCGCAGATCCGAACCACGAAGCCCTCTCCGTCGTCGACGATAGCAACGAGGGCGAGCATCGGCCTGCGCACAGAGACCTCGAAAGGGGCGCCGGTAAAAGCATCGCGCCGCTGGACAAGGCAGAGTTCGCCCCCCTGAAGCGCGCTCCGCGCCTCGCCTCGCTCGATGTTTTCCGAGGCCTCACCGTCGCG CTCATGATCTTTGTAGACAATGCTGGATCATATTTCCCTGCTATCAACCACTCTCCTTGGGATGGTGTAGCCCTTGCTGATTTTGTGATgccatttttcttatttattgttggCGTGGCTCTTGCAGTTACCTGTAAG AGAGTCACAAATAAAGCCATGGCAACTCAAAAAGTGATACTTCGAGCAACGAAGCTCTTTGTAGTAGGTCTTGTAGTTCAAG GTGGCTATTTCCATGGTCTTTATGATTTAACATATGGAGTCGATATTTTGAGAATACGATGGATGGGTGTCCTACAG AGAATTGCAATAGCCTATCTGTTGGCTGCGATATGTGAAATCTGGCTTAAAGGAGATCAGGATGTTCATTCTGGATATTCCTTGATCCAACAACACCAATTGCAGCT GTTGGTGGGtcttgcacttacaacaattTACATAGTTCTTCTGTATGGTTTATATGTTCCTGATTGGGAGTATCACATACCAGTGGCAGGCTTCACACTGAGGACCTTCTCA GTTAAATGTGCTGTGAGAGGTGATACAGGGCCTGCTTGTAATGCTGCTGGCATGATTGACCGCAGAGTCTTTGGCATCCAACATCTACACAGACATCCTGTGTATGGAAGAATAGAG CAATGCAGTGTTAACTCACCAGGTACTGGCCCACTTCCACCTGATGCTCCTTCATGGTGCCAAGCTCCTTTTGATCCCGAAGGACTTCTTAG TTCTATGATGGCAattgttacctgcttgattggaTTGCAATTTGGGCACGTCATCATACACTTTAAG GATCACAAGGAGAGGATTGTGCAGTGGATGATTGCTTCCTTTTGTCTATTAGCATTAGCTTTTTCATTAGACTTCTACG GCATGCATATGAACAAGGCTTTATACACACCAAGTTATACCTGCATCACTGCTGGGACTGCTGGGGTCATGTTCACTGGGGTTTATGTGCTGGTTGACATCTATGGCTACAGGAAGCCAACCTTGGTCATGGAATGGCTAGGGACGCATGCATTGATGGTCTACATTCTATTAGGTTGCAACATCTTCCCTTTATTTGCCCAAGGATTCTacttgagggagcctgagaacaATATA TTGAAGGTCATTGGCATTTCCTAA